The DNA sequence CCAGCTGATTCATGCATTGCCGGTGCGTCTGAACAGTGAAGGCGTCTGGGAGCGGATGACACAATTGGGGCTCAAGGGCGGTGGTCAATGTCTGGGCAAGCCATGCACCGTGGACGTGGCGCTGGAACTCGACGCACGTGAGCCTTTACCCGAGGAGCCGGAACAGCCCCTGGCGCAGCCCGCTCCGCGCACGCCACTGACACCAGAGCCTCAACCCTCGACATCAAACGATATCCGCCTGGTCAGGACGCCGTACGACGTCGACGCAGCCAGTCAACAGGAACTGAAGCGCTGGGCAATGCAACTGCGCGAAACGCATATACAGCTGCAGATCGGGCCTGATGGCGGGCTGATCGCACTGGATCGATATGCGATTAACTTCGCCAACAAGGCCCGGACCCTCCTGATGTCCGCGCGACGTTTTTACCACCATCTTTCATGGGCAAACCTGCCTCCACGCCCTCCGATTCCTGCTGTTACCGCCTCAACGACCTTCGCAGATTTTGCTGCGCAGGCACTCGAAGAAGCGCCAGGGCTGGTCATCGGCGAAACCCCGGGGCGCATCACCAGTATGCGACTGATGATTCAAAACATGCCCTCTCTGGCGCGCCAAGGGGTCAAGACCCTCTATGTGCGCCGGCTGCTCAGTGACTTCGCCCAGGCAGACCTGAACAACTACTTCAAGACCGGCGTCATGTCCGATGACCTGGAACAGTACCTGAGTCGCCTCGGCACCGATCCCGCACAGCAATTCGATGAACTGGCGCTGGTGAAAAGCGCCAGGCAGAACGGCATTCGGGTCCAGGCCACCGACTGCGCGGCGATGTATAGAAAACCCGTTTCGCTCACACGACCTGAAGAACAGATCGCGACCAACCACCTCACCGCCGACATCATGTTCATGGACAGATCCCTGAATGACGTCGGTAAATGGGTGGTGCTGACCGGGGTGGAAAACACCAACACATTCAGAGGTTTTACCGGTATCAGCGAACTGGAAGGTGGCATCGGGGTGCGGATTGAAGAGGTGGAGCCGGGACAAGGCGAGCGCCTGATGACGGACACGGGCATCGATATCGAACGAGGACCACACTCACAGACAGCAATGATGCGCGGAAACTTCGACACCCAGAACGCCGATGTACTTCTGCAAATGGAAGCTTCGCCGGTGAGCCGGAGCGAGTTGCAAATACACCGCCTGCTTTACCGCGCAGGCATGTATATTTTCGAGCGCTCCCAGGGTGCCTACCGTTTGTTTCACCGCAGCGTGAATGGAGACATCGTGCAAACCCCGGTCCAGACCTACGCCGATGGACGCTATTACATTGATCGCCCCTCCTGGGGTTCGATCCATCGCATTCCTTACGACAACCTTGAACAGCTATCCGCTGCGCTGAAACAAATGGGCCTGCAACTTCAGAGTCGCCTTCCGGGTTGATCGAGCGCCGTGGCAATAGATTTCAAGACACGGGCCAGGTCTCATTCGGCCTGCCCGGGTACATACACCACGGCCTGATTGGTGGAGACTCTCGGCACTTTCCGCCCAGAAACAAAAATGCCAGTCAGATTAACTGACTGGCATTTTCTATAACCCCTTTTGCGCCTCTGCGAATTCAACCTCGAATTCTAGAAGGCGCGGCGCGGGATCACTCCCACTCAATGGTCGCCGGCGGCTTGCTCGACACGTCGTAAGTAACGCGGGAGATGCCTTCGATTTCATTGATGATGCGGCCGGAGACGGTTTCCAGCAGCTCGTAAGGCAGGTGTGCCCAACGTGCGGTCATGAAATCGATGGTTTCCACGGCACGCAGGGCCACGACCCATGCGTAACGGCGGCCGTCGCCGACCACACCAACCGATTTCACTGGCTGGAACACTACAAAGGCCTGGCTGACCTTGTGATACCAGTCGGCCTTGCGCAGTTCTTCGATGAAGATGTGGTCGGCGCGACGCAGCAGGTCGGCGTATTCCTTCTTCACTTCGCCGAGGATCCGCACGCCCAGGCCCGGACCCGGGAACGGGTGGCGGTAGACCATGTCGTACGGCAGGCCCAGTTCCAGGCCCAGACGACGGACTTCGTCCTTGAACAGTTCGCGCAGTGGCTCGACCAGTTTCAGGTTCATCTCTTCCGGCAGGCCGCCCACGTTGTGGTGCGACTTGATCACGTGGGCCTTGCCGCTTTTCGCGCCAGCCGACTCGATCACGTCCGGGTAGATGGTGCCCTGAGCCAGGTACTTGATGTTGTCCAGCTTGCAGGATTCGGCATCGAACACGTCGATGAAGGTACGACCGATGATCTTGCGCTTCTTCTCTGGATCGGCTTCGCCGGCCAGGTTGTTCAGGAACTGGTCTTCAGCGTTGGCGCGGATCACCTTGACGCCCATGTTCTCGGCGAACATGGCCATGACCTGCTCGCCTTCGTGCAGACGCAGCAGGCCGTTGTCGACGAATACGCAAGTCAGCTGATCGCCGATGGCCTTGTGCAGCAACGCCGCAACCACCGAGGAGTCCACACCGCCGGACAGACCCAGCAGCACGTTGTCGGTACCGACCTGTGCGCGGATGTTGGCGATGGCGTCTTCGGCGATCTTCGACGGCGTCCACAGGGCTTCACAGCCGCAGATGTCGAGAACGAAGCGCGACAGGATGCGACCGCCCTGCTTGGTGTGGGTCACTTCCGGGTGGAACTGCACGCCGTAGTAAGCACGCTCGTCGTTGAACATGCCGGCGATCGGGCAGCTCGGGGTGCTGGCCAGGATGTGGAAGTCTTCCGGCATCTTGGTGACCTTGTCACCGTGGCTCATCCATACGTCGAGGCCGAACAGGCCGTCGGCGTCGATGTGGTCTTCGATGCCGTCGAGCAGGCGGCTCTTGCCGACCACATCAACGCGGGCATAACCGAACTCACGCAGCTCGGAGCCTTCAACCTTGCCGCCCAATTGCTCGGCCATGGTCTGCATGCCGTAGCAGATACCGAAGACCGGTACGCCCAGGTCGAACACCGCTTGCGGGCAGCGCGGGCTGTTGGCTTCGTGCACGGACTCGGGACCGCCGGCGAGGATCACGCCTTTTGGCGCAAATTCGCGGATCGCATCTTCGTCCATGTCGAACGGGTGCAATTCGCAGTACACACCGATCTCGCGCACGCGGCGGGCGATCAGTTGGGTGTATTGCGAACCGAAGTCGAGGATCAGGATGCGGTGAGCGTGAATGTCGAGGGCCATGATTCAGTCTCGTCTAAGTAATTCAGAAACAGTCTTGATTCAGAAACGACTCGGGGCTGAATAAAACAGCCCCGGTCATTTAACGTTTTGCTTGAAGCCTCAACCTACGCGGTAGTTTGGCGCTTCCTTGGTGATCTGCACGTCGTGAACGTGGGATTCGGCCATGCCGGCACCGGTGATCCGCACGAACTCAGGCTTGGTGCGCATTTCTTCGATATTGGCGCTGCCGGTGTAACCCATCGAGGAACGCAGACCGCCCATCAACTGGTGAATGATCGCGCTCAGGGTGCCCTTGTAAGGAACACGGCCTTCGATCCCTTCCGGAACGAGTTTCTCGGCGCCTGCCGAGGAGTCCTGGAAGTAACGGTCGGAGGAACCTTGAGCCTGGGACATGGCGCCCAGCGAACCCATGCCGCGATAAGCCTTGTAAGAA is a window from the Pseudomonas gozinkensis genome containing:
- the guaA gene encoding glutamine-hydrolyzing GMP synthase → MALDIHAHRILILDFGSQYTQLIARRVREIGVYCELHPFDMDEDAIREFAPKGVILAGGPESVHEANSPRCPQAVFDLGVPVFGICYGMQTMAEQLGGKVEGSELREFGYARVDVVGKSRLLDGIEDHIDADGLFGLDVWMSHGDKVTKMPEDFHILASTPSCPIAGMFNDERAYYGVQFHPEVTHTKQGGRILSRFVLDICGCEALWTPSKIAEDAIANIRAQVGTDNVLLGLSGGVDSSVVAALLHKAIGDQLTCVFVDNGLLRLHEGEQVMAMFAENMGVKVIRANAEDQFLNNLAGEADPEKKRKIIGRTFIDVFDAESCKLDNIKYLAQGTIYPDVIESAGAKSGKAHVIKSHHNVGGLPEEMNLKLVEPLRELFKDEVRRLGLELGLPYDMVYRHPFPGPGLGVRILGEVKKEYADLLRRADHIFIEELRKADWYHKVSQAFVVFQPVKSVGVVGDGRRYAWVVALRAVETIDFMTARWAHLPYELLETVSGRIINEIEGISRVTYDVSSKPPATIEWE